The genomic region TTACTGTCAGTGAAATGCAAAGCTTACAACAACAATAGTTTTATTATAATCACCTGGAGCTTTAGCAGAatcttaatgtgtttttacaacAGTTTGACAGATATAAATAACAGCatttaaaacagaacagaacaaaaagagaaacCTACTTTTTAATACTCAAAGTAAAAGTATGCAAATTCCcagattttgaaaaaaagaaaagtaacatTCAGGGCCCTAAAAATACAGACACaggaatgtttttttgtttttgttgttttacatttaatctCTGACAGTTAATTCTCTGTGGATTTAGAAGTCAACCACAAAGAAATTATCCAGGAGCCATCATCTGAGACCATCAGACCAGGCGGCTCTGTGATGTTCAACTGCACAGTACAAAGTGGAACCTGTGGTGGAGAACGCAGAATTTACTGGTTCAGACACGGATCTCGCCAGGGAATAGTTCAGACCCACGTGGATCAGTCTAGACATGTCCCTATGGCACCGTCACTGTCACAAAGCTGTGCCTATCATTTTCAGAAAATGAACTTGAGCTCCTCTGATGCTGGAACGTATTACTGTGCTGTGGCCTCCTGTGGGGAGATACTGTTTGGAAGTGGAAGCAAGCTGCTCATCAGAGATGATGCTGAAGACCCAATGGCACAGATTCAAATCTTAGTCTGGCTGTCCATCACTAGATTTGGGATTCTGTTGCTCTTTCTAACTATTTGTCTCTTGGTTTATATCAGTAAGAGATGGTGAAATCCATGGCgcaacaaacatttttattgtttggttGTGTTgcaatttttaaataaaagtaactATGATGAAGTTTGATCATTGTTTGTCTCTTTATACAGTGTGACTTAGCTAACAAAatccattcatcattcattttaaataatgacAGTCAATttattcatatcatatcatatatatatatatatatacaattttAGATGATATCCAGCTATGTACATTTTAGAATGCTTTCAGTCACCTAAAAACACAATCTCAAGTAAATTCAGTGTTGAAATAATGGCATaggatgatttttttaatatcatttgatttaaaaatatcacacaaggttcatgatggtggtgatgtgcTTTCTCATCAATCcacctctcttttctctctttccttgtcTGATTTTTTGTTAATCCGACCAGTAAAGCAGTGACAATACCTCAGACACATGATCAACTTGCATCCTTTGTTTAAACATAACATTTAGTTCAGATTTTCCTAACCACAAAGCTAAATAACAAGGTGTCTGCGGTCATTCAGAGACACACTGCGTTGTAGAACATCAATGCATTTAGGTTTCTTAATTTACATGTTGATCACAAAAAGAGTTTCCTGTGATCTATTGAAAGTCCTAGAGGTGGGGAGAAGTTGCGTAACTATTTTCGCAACAAAATGAGGACATCCTGCTTGAAACTACAGTACCTACACACAGAGTAAAAGGTCCTAAACAGCCACATGACCAAACTCCACCAATGAATAAGACCTCTTCTTTCTACTGCCGACCACAAGAAAGGTGTGGCCTGTTTCTGTGATGAAGCTGAAGTGTCAGCGTAACATTTGAGTCATGAAAGACACACAACCTGAgcaacattacaatacaatacaaacatgTCAGTAAAGTTATATCATATTTATACTGTGAATTGTGGTTGGACTCAGACCAGCTGATTTGACATTATCACTCATTGTCACTCaatctcttctttttattatcaACAGCAAAGATGTTACAAAAAGCCTCTTACATCTCTGTCTTTGTGGCAACATGTACAACAAACAACGTTCAAAGAATGCTCTATGATGCCTTAAGCCTTTTGTATTGTATATGTGATGTCAAAGATGGAAACTCTTTACGTAACCAACTCACCAACACCGCAGAGGTGTGAGTGTACTTCTCATATATTTGGCAGCGAAGAATGCAGTGATGGTGGAAATGGGCGTATGTTTCTCAACTGACATCACTTCAAAGAAACCTTCAGATAGAAGATGTGTTTTGTCCATAGAAGAGTTCAGTTCATTGCAAGGCAAGCTTCCAAAGTATTTGATTGAAAGTGAAATAGTTTTGAAAGACGGTTTAGCATTTCATGAGAAGTCCCATTACCCTGATAAAAGGTTGTATTGGTAGACACAATCAAAGTGCAGATGAAACATGTTCAGTTTTGCTGCTTTACACTGGAGTACACACATTCAGTCATTGTGTTGTCCTGCTGTCTTCTTGGTCTGTTGGCCTTGCGATCCCTTATAGCAGCATAATGAAGGTTGTCTGCATCTTGATTTACCTGTTAACAAAATACATAGTGAATCAGTACAATATATAATACAGCGCACAAGGCACATGCAAAGATGTTAAATAGAGCATAGTACTTACCTCTACATTCTGAGCAGAAGTCACTGAATCTGTTGGTGACACACAAAATAAAgagtcatttttattcaaatgaaatgagCCCCCTTTACTTGCTGTGAACCACACAGAATTAAAAGTACCTGTACGTTGGCAGTTTCTGATCATCATGCACACTGTGAGAGCCAATAAAACAACCAGGATGGTGGTGAACGCCAAAGCTCCACTCACGATATACACCAAGGCAGGAGAGTCATTTCCATCTGTAGACATTACTGTAGACAGTTTTTTCATGTATATCTTATTGGTGCGTACAGGAAAGGTCTGGATTCAGGATCAAGTCTACCTTAAAACACTACTGACCATatgttcatacagtatgtacaataGAAGGATCATTGTAAATACTCCCACTCTCCATGCAGGTCACAAAAAGTGTATTGAAAATATCAACTTGATTTGCTTtaaattctgaaatgtttaagcTTCATATGATGTCCGGCTCCACAAAGCATATTTGGATGCAAAAAAAACTGTGGATATTGTCTTTACAGCGATGTTTCTATAGGGAGTTGCTTCGTGGTTTGTAAAGACAGAAGGAATTGTAACAGCAACCGTTCATACTTACGGGCATGTGAGTATTGTATTAAGATGAAAAACGGAGACCTAGTCTTTGAGTTCTCACTATTTAACAACTGCTCGAACAGAATTCTTACTTAGTATAATACATTCTGTTAGAGGaactgttttagtgtttttgtcAAGCAACACCCTTCTGAGTTATCACACCCGTACGTCTTAAGTCAAAAAAAGAACTGTTCTCAGAAAATGAAACCATTGAGTATGGCTATAATGGTGGCAATGCGGATCCATTTAATGTCAGTTCAAgttaaaatatctcaacagcttTGGCCATTCAATTTTGTAGTCATGTATGTTCTCCAGGGGAATGAATACCACTGGCTTTGGTGGTCTCATGACTTTTTAGCGTTGCTAGCACATCAGAGTGTTCATTTATGCTGTGAAATATCTCTATATTTACTCAGTGTATTGGCATAAAATCTTTCTGGTCCTTAAACAAAGTATCTTACTGATtttttcgctctctctctcttggtgcTACCTTCCCAGTGGCGTGACATGAAATGTGTCTTCAACTTTTGAatgaattgccatgaaatttagtATAGATGTTAATTTCCCCCTCAGGATGAAGTGTAGTAATAAGGTTGGTGATCATTAACTTTTCATTTATCTTGGACTGACACCTAATACTTCTAACAGTTGTTGTCTTACTGTTCATTTTAATCCTGGTCCCTTTTCCCAGCAGTACTTCTCCACATGAAGTCACAGCACAGTAGTAGGTTCCAGCATCATCAGAGCTCAGGTTCCTCATAAGAAGGTGGTACACACAGGTAGCTTCTCCAGAGCCAGTCTCAGTCTTCTGGCAGGTGTCGTTTTTATTCCCAGAGGAGTGAATCATCTCTGGAGCAGAATGATCAGAGTTTTTCAGCCACAGGACATGAGTGTGTTCTGCTGCACAGCGGTCAGTGTGAACAGAACAGCTGAGAGCCACAGAGCGTCCTGGCTGCACTGACTCAGACTCTGGCTTCTGGATGACAGAGT from Scomber japonicus isolate fScoJap1 chromosome 22, fScoJap1.pri, whole genome shotgun sequence harbors:
- the LOC128383407 gene encoding uncharacterized protein LOC128383407, translated to MLLYMILCGLFYLSAVTESSVLTQDSGVISATVGDNVTLHCFCDSQVAMHFSWYRQTLGKGPQGLFTIYKYDKSPNVSHWSEKIPRFSVDMKEGTNHLHISTVQLSDSASYFCGISHSHKIEFGEGVFLSVKEVNHKEIIQEPSSETIRPGGSVMFNCTVQSGTCGGERRIYWFRHGSRQGIVQTHVDQSRHVPMAPSLSQSCAYHFQKMNLSSSDAGTYYCAVASCGEILFGSGSKLLIRDDAEDPMAQIQILVWLSITRFGILLLFLTICLLVYISKRW
- the LOC128383408 gene encoding signal-regulatory protein beta-2-like is translated as MEKLMLSLLNVFLLCSVCEAQLSDVLQPVSFQSAALGEAVSITCHISSSVRHRVWYKVTTTRRLQIVATTDTFYNLTIFGSQFRQRYAIKYDSTSNHLSISATTWEDVGTYYCGAMRINDMLIAEGTFLMLKGAKMISDSVIQKPESESVQPGRSVALSCSVHTDRCAAEHTHVLWLKNSDHSAPEMIHSSGNKNDTCQKTETGSGEATCVYHLLMRNLSSDDAGTYYCAVTSCGEVLLGKGTRIKMNIMSTDGNDSPALVYIVSGALAFTTILVVLLALTVCMMIRNCQRTDSVTSAQNVEVNQDADNLHYAAIRDRKANRPRRQQDNTMTECVYSSVKQQN